TATATTGGCGTACACATATCACATCTCTTGATATAGTTTCcaacaaaaaatatcataaatcaagaataaattttaacaaacaaCTAAAGACACGTCCAAATCCACATCCATGTTTGGCACCACTTACTGATAAACAAAGGCTAAAAGATGTAAGCATAAAAATTGACAAATCACATAAAAAGATGATAAAGGAATGTGCTGTACCATTGTCCTGATGCTGCAGAGCAATAAAGCCCAGTATTTGGATCATAATAATAGCCCAAATTGCTACTATAATAGTACCTGGACCATCAAATATTGATGTCAGAACAAGCTTATAAAAGCACTTTTTGGTAACAGAATTCATTAGAAGAAGAAATGGATACAAACCATCAACTTTTGCCACCTTAATAccataatgatttttttttttttttttttggttttgaaattTACAACAAAGATAAATAATGTCATGTCTATCAGACTATTTCCCAAAATTTACATGGAAGAGAAGAGCCATACCCAGAAGATTCATCATACACATAATCATTTTGCAATGCTCCACCTGAAAGAGAAGTAGAACAATGTTAAGTAAAtactaatcaaataaaattcagtAACAAAGACTTTGGAGGCCAATTTACCTACCTTCAATGCCAGAATTTATGGCATCCGGTGAAGATTGACTAACTGCATTATTTTCATCTGCAGATGGCTTACTGTTATCATCCTCGTCGGCAAACATATCATAATCACCTTCACCATTGCTAGAGGCTTCTCCGCTAGCCAAATGTTGATTTGACGTGCCTTCTTTTGCCCGGGCTAACTTCTCATATCCTTCTGAAAAAGGGAGAATGTAGAAGGCATAAGCATTAATCAGTTAATACCACGAAACAGACACCCTTAACTCGTTCTCATAAACCTAAATATCGACAACATCATtgcaagaagaaagaagagtcAAGGAAAAATTGACGATTAATAACCTGCCCCAAAATCCAACACTTAATTAATATGGAGGCCCAAAGATAGTTTCTCCAAACACTAAGAATAAACAAACACCATGTATGATATTGATAATAGAACAATAAATTTCTATCTTGCATCGTGACCATAATAACAACATAAGTTGAACAGTATTATAATAGTAAAACCAAGtagttaaatcaaataaattagaaaatcaaACAGCATATTACATCATGTTGTTAACAATGTAAacatttgaaacaataaaacataatataagtAGAATAAAGCATAGTGTATAACACTAACCCGCTTCACGATCAAAAACCTCTCGCTTTTCATGATAAACATCTGGGAAAAAAGGTCAAGGAGCCAAAGTTAAGCATAATGTAGGCATAGCAACTAAAGAAAAAGTGAATCAAAACAAGTTTCATGTCATAGAGTCTCATCAGGCTATCTAAATGATTACATGTTTACACAATGCATAATATCTACAAAGCCCAGAGGGATTAACTCAACTGTATTCACCATTCTCCATCAGCTTCATAGCATCCTCAGTTAGTTGGTCAAATACAACCTTAGTCTCAGCAGACATTTTTGCCTTTCTGTCACTGTTACCTTTTAGCCTTCTCAAGGCTTGCAAAACCTATTGGAAGAATATCGGTTAATACAGCCCAACTAATGAACCTCAAAAAACTCTTAACAAAGTagatatatgatatataattcCAGCCTAGTCAAGTATAAAGATTTACAGTTACAAAGATAAAAAGAGAACATGTAAATGAACAtgatataaaatgaataattgcAGTTAGATACAAGCcaaatatatctttaaatattgtttcttatattttggaaaaatggCAATTAACATGCTTTCTCTGATAACGGTTTAGGGTTGCATTCTCAATTcaagttaaaagtaaatttgCATACACAACTATGGAGTCAACATCAGATTTAGGTTCTCTTATTTTCTGTATTTATTTGTTCCAACTTGAAAAGCACAATGTCAAAGTTACACATTCCTTCAGATTTgagagtaaaatatttttaactggATAATATGTTTTAAGGATATGAACTCCCCTAAGCAAGAAATTTCACAACTCCTTGGCCATATAAAAAACCAATGATTGCCTAAACAAATGGATAATCTACAACTACTCTGGAGTGaattggaaaataaatattgtattttataatgATACTTCAGTAGAACAAAGgaataaaaaatcagaaaattaaGAATGATAAGATACATACCGTTTCTCCAGGTTCAAGAACATTTGCAATCCGCCTCTTCATGACGGCAATATCTTTAGAAGAAAGGTCCGGCGGGCCCTCATCCACATCATTAGTTGGTACAGATTTTAATGCAGAATATTTTGGATCAACTTCAATATTATCAAGCCACGCATCCTGCAAGGATCCCTAATTTATTGATAGAATTCAAATGAAATATcacaaataaagaaagaaaaaaacataaatccCTCACCTTAATCTCATTCTCTCTTACATACTCAACAAAATTTCCTGCTGCATCAAAATAaccttcttccctttctttatcTAGGTTGAAAGGCTCAATTTGAATCCCGTCATCAACGAAATTCTCGCTATCCTGCCACAAGATATCACACATCACTGCCTGCCTATCTTTTACGTATCCAGTAACAGCTCATTGCATCAATAAACTTTGCTATAAAAAACTATGTCAAATTAGGAATAAATCACACTACAATAATACATTTGAACAGAAGCCCACATGAAATAAGTTTTACAGGCAAAATATTTACTCTACTAATGTCCATTAAAAAGCACTTGATAGAAAGAGTAAAGatttaatttagataaaaaagtTCGTCCAGGttgaaaacttaaaaagaaaacttcaaaacaaaccTCATATGTCACTTCACCAACTGATAAGTCTATTCCGATACCTCCAGTGTCCTCACTAAAGAGTTCAGCAGTAAATTGATTTCTTAGATTTGCCCGCTCTTTGGCAGCTTTGGCAGCTACTTGGGGATTCATTAAGTCAACTTCACCCTCCTCGACATTTCCTTTGTCCACAACTTCATCTCCTGGCTTCACTTTCTTGCCCTTTGGAAACCTAACCCTTTTTGCTCTGTATAAATTCAATGGAACATCTCAAAATTCAGTTCCACAAGCCAATCATTACAGCCTCAAAAGTTAAAGCCCCAACAAGGGGACTCATACGCACAAAACATATTACCACGTATGGGGAGTGAATGAACAAAAAACGGAAACTTAATACATAGTATTCATATTCAAGCacaatgaatttaatttaaactctCTTTAAAAAATGCCAGATATTTGAACTAGACAGGAGGTGACCAACATGACAGTAATCCCCAAATCAAAATAACACAGAACTCAATGTATAATAACCTAATCCCGATAATCAAATATACATATTGCTGAAATTATCTCAATAACAACGAACAGAATTAGGGTTTGCTTGcgagaataagaaaaagaaattacgGTGGTTTTTTGCTTAATTCGTCATCTTCTTCCACAAATGGACGTTTGGGGTTTCTGCGAGATGATTCTGCCGCCATTGATGCTGCCCAAGGAGAGAATGAGTTCAATGCTTTGAGCTTCTGCACGTAGACACAACAAGACAATGTTTTTCCCCTCTCTAAACTAAACCTCTTCTTGTCTCTCTCTATTCATTTTAGATAATTAACAATTAactaaatcattaaaataacattataaatttcTTAGTAATACTTTCATGCATGTTCAGAATGCCAACCGTGTTGATCCAAGCTATAAACAATATGTATATGTATCTATagcaaaataaaaagataacaattttttaatattttatttaaagattaagGTCTtcttcacttgagtggatttgagagagagtaattgagtggatttgaaaggatttgaaggtaattttttgttgttgtttatttgagtaaattggGAGGTAaatggaagtaaatttttttaatctaccatataaattaaatcttacactaattctcacaaattttacttccaaatccagtTTCTTTTACCTCCAATTCCAGTCTCTTTTacctttaaattcatttaaataaacagtaaaaaaaaattaccttcaaattcactcaatttctctccctcaaatccactcaaatgaACAAGG
Above is a genomic segment from Vigna radiata var. radiata cultivar VC1973A chromosome 10, Vradiata_ver6, whole genome shotgun sequence containing:
- the LOC106775179 gene encoding uncharacterized protein LOC106775179 yields the protein MAAESSRRNPKRPFVEEDDELSKKPPAKRVRFPKGKKVKPGDEVVDKGNVEEGEVDLMNPQVAAKAAKERANLRNQFTAELFSEDTGGIGIDLSVGEVTYEDSENFVDDGIQIEPFNLDKEREEGYFDAAGNFVEYVRENEIKDAWLDNIEVDPKYSALKSVPTNDVDEGPPDLSSKDIAVMKRRIANVLEPGETVLQALRRLKGNSDRKAKMSAETKVVFDQLTEDAMKLMENGEYNVYHEKREVFDREAEGYEKLARAKEGTSNQHLASGEASSNGEGDYDMFADEDDNSKPSADENNAVSQSSPDAINSGIEGGALQNDYVYDESSGYYYSSNLGYYYDPNTGLYCSAASGQWYSFNEETSTYEEIDEAASNVN